A stretch of the Vicia villosa cultivar HV-30 ecotype Madison, WI unplaced genomic scaffold, Vvil1.0 ctg.000217F_1_1_3, whole genome shotgun sequence genome encodes the following:
- the LOC131625431 gene encoding zinc finger protein MAGPIE-like: MNNREIISNGLLHENTTSSSNDNLPVLKRKRNLPGNPDPEAEVISLSPKTLMATNRFVCEICLKGFQRDQNLQLHRRGHNLPWKLKQRTNKEIRKRVYVCPEKSCVHNHPSRALGDLTGIKKHFCRKHGEKKWKCEKCSKFYAVQSDWKAHSKTCGTREYKCDCGTVFSRRDSFVTHRAFCEALTEETARINGSTNSLLAMGGYNNIMQNSLVPTHFSSIFKPISCTDQASRSGLSLWMSQTSQDDFHDTMANNNSNLHEIHQLENPQPNSNYHLNWVYGNKLSSNIGSQELTSTVSLPMVNSNNNIDKDSVTASANNLVSVPSLYSSQHQPQSHIQTSSANMSATALLQKASQIGASSSDSLFFGGLGPLGCNTPNQDHRNKFCGVYNSNSVLTTSHETEGNYSGELSQMPPTKRRRMHNEESVWGQTRDFLGVGGANPLHPFINQRMDLI; this comes from the exons atgaacaaTAGAGAAATAATTTCAAATGGTTTACTTCATGAAAACACAACAAGCTCATCAAATGATAATCTTCCTGTTTTAAAGAGGAAGAGAAACCTCCCCGGAAATCCTG ATCCTGAAGCTGAAGTGATATCTTTATCACCAAAAACATTGATGGCAACAAACAGATTTGTTTGTGAAATTTGTCTAAAGGGGTTTCAAAGGGATCAAAACCTTCAACTTCATCGACGCGGGCATAACCTTCCTTGGAAGCTGAAAcaaagaacaaacaaagaaataaGGAAGAGAGTGTATGTGTGTCCAGAGAAGAGTTGTGTTCACAATCATCCTTCAAGGGCTTTAGGAGACTTAACTGGGATAAAGAAGCACTTTTGTAGGAAGCACGGTGAGAAGAAGTGGAAGTGTGAAAAGTGCTCAAAGTTTTATGCTGTTCAATCGGATTGGAAAGCACACTCAAAGACTTGTGGTACGAGAGAATACAAATGTGACTGTGGCACTGTCTTTTCAAG GAGGGATAGTTTTGTGACTCACAGGGCATTCTGTGAAGCCTTAACAGAAGAAACAGCTAGAATAAACGGATCAACAAACTCATTACTAGCAATGGGAGGTTACAACAACATCATGCAAAATTCTCTTGTCCCaactcatttttcttcaattttcaagcCAATTTCATGCACAGATCAAGCATCTAGATCAGGTCTATCCCTTTGGATGTCTCAAACATCTCAGGATGATTTTCATGACACAATGGCCAATAATAACAGCAATTTGCATGAGATTCATCAACTTGAAAACCCACAACCAAACTCTAATTATCATCTAAATTGGGTTTATGGAAATAAACTATCTTCTAATATTGGTTCCCAAGAGTTAACTAGCACTGTTTCACTTCCAATGGTCAATAGTAACAACAACATTGATAAGGATAGTGTAACTGCAAGTGCAAACAATCTTGTTAGTGTTCCTTCCTTATATAGCTCACAACACCAACCTCAATCTCATATTCAAACATCTTCAGCAAACATGTCAGCAACAGCTTTGTTACAAAAAGCTTCTCAAATTGGAGCATCTTCAAGTGACTCATTGTTCTTTGGAGGTTTAGGACCTTTGGGATGCAATACTCCAAATCAAGATCATAGGAACAAATTTTGTGGGGTGTATAATTCAAACTCAGTACTCACAACAAGCCATGAGACAGAAGGTAACTATTCAGGTGAATTGTCACAAATGCCCCCGACAAAACGGCGACGCATGCATAATGAAGAGAGTGTGTGGGGACAAACTAGGGATTTCCTTGGTGTTGGTGGTGCTAACCCTTTGCATCCTTTCATCAATCAACGGATGGATTTAATTTGA